In the genome of candidate division WOR-3 bacterium, one region contains:
- the cutA gene encoding divalent-cation tolerance protein CutA, whose amino-acid sequence MYIIVFCTTPGKDKAYEISRKIIENKLAACVNYFKVNSIFEWKGKIEEEEEYLLIIKTKEEKFEELENFIKKIHPYEVPEIIFFKIEKGNEDYLKWIDDTLK is encoded by the coding sequence ATGTATATAATAGTTTTCTGCACAACTCCAGGAAAAGATAAAGCCTATGAAATTTCAAGAAAAATTATTGAAAATAAACTTGCAGCATGTGTTAATTATTTTAAAGTAAATTCCATCTTTGAATGGAAGGGGAAAATTGAAGAGGAAGAAGAATACCTTCTTATCATAAAAACAAAAGAGGAAAAATTCGAAGAGCTTGAAAATTTCATTAAAAAAATTCATCCTTATGAAGTTCCCGAAATTATTTTTTTTAAAATTGAAAAAGGGAATGAAGATTACCTAAAATGGATAGATGATACTTTAAAATAG